GCTACACAATGCTGAATTTGAATGTTCCAGCGATTGCTCCTGCAAAAATTCGCGGCATTCGACTTGTATCCCAGGGGTTTTTGCAATATAATGATGAATATCTTTTACATGAGGACGGCATCCGTCTGGAAGGCCCCGCCATCTGGGGGCCGGCGGGCAGCAGGCATATGGACCAGCCGCAGACGGATATCGAGTGTCTGGAAGCGGGGTTCGCCTCACTCACCCCGATCAGCTATGATATGACCAACCACGAGGAGCTTCATCGGCTGCGCCAGGCGTTTCCCGACCTTGCATAAAGAATGATAAAGGAGTCATCCCATGCAGCAGGATTTGATTAATCGCATCAACGCACAGTACCCGCACATGAGCAAGGGGCAAAAGCGCATCGCCGAGTATATTCTTCAGCATTACGACAAGGCGGTGTTCATGACCGCCGCGCGCATGGCGGAGAAGATCAGCGTCAGCGAATCGACGGTGGTGCGTTTTGCCACCTCGCTGGGCTACGACGGCTACCCCCGCATGCAGCGCGCGCTGCAGGAGCTGCTGCGCACCCGCCTGACCTCTGTGCAGCGCATCGAGATGTCCAGCGATATGACGCAGGCCTCCGTACTGCCGTCCGTACTCAAGACGGACATTCAAAATATCCGCAGCACCTTGGACGAAATCGATCCGGAGTCATTCTCTCAGGTGGTTTCGGGGCTGCTCAAGGCGCGGCGCATCTACATCATCGGCGTGCGCTCTGCCGCGCCGCTGGCACAGTTTTTGGGGTATTACCTCAACTTCATCTTTCCGGACGTGCACGTGGTCACGGGCGGCGTGGGGCACGTTTTTGAGGAATTGATGCGCATTGGCAAGGAGGACTGGCTCATCGCCATCAGCTTCCCGCGCTACTCCACCCGCACGGTGGAGGGCGCGCGCTTTGCCCAGTCGCAGGGGGCCACCGTGGTGGCGCTGACCGACAGCCTGCTTTCTCCCCTGGCGGCGGAGTCCACCTACAGCTTGGTGGCGCGCAGCGACATGGCTTTTTTTGCCGACTCGCTGGTCGCCCCTCTGTGCGTGATCAACGCGCTGATCGTGGCCATCGGCCTGCATAAGAAGGACGACGTCTCCGCTTACCTCAACCGCTTAGAGGAGATATGGGACGCCACCAAAACGTACACCGGAAAGGAACACGCCTGATGCGTCCGCAGACGCGTGTCCTGGTGGTGGGGGGCGGACCGGCGGGGATGATGGCGGCGATCAGCGCCGCGCGCGCGGGCGCGCGGGTGCTGCTGCTGGAGCGCAACGAAAAGCTGGGTAAAAAGCTCTATATTACGGGCAAGGGCCGCTGCAACGTCACCACGGCGTGCGAACGCGATGCGTTTTTTGCATCCATCGCACGCAACGCGCGGTTTCTCTATTCCGCCTACGCAAACTTCAGCAATCAGCGCTTGATCGCTTTTTTGGAGGACGCGGGACTGCCGCTGAAGGTGGAGCGGGGCATGCGCGTGTTCCCTGCGTCGGACAAGGCGTCGGACGTGACGCGCACGCTTGCGCGCGCGCTGGAGAAGGCGCAGGTGGCGCTGCGTATGCACGCGCGCGCCGCGGAGCTGATCGTGCGGGAGGGCCGCGCT
Above is a window of Maliibacterium massiliense DNA encoding:
- a CDS encoding MurR/RpiR family transcriptional regulator gives rise to the protein MQQDLINRINAQYPHMSKGQKRIAEYILQHYDKAVFMTAARMAEKISVSESTVVRFATSLGYDGYPRMQRALQELLRTRLTSVQRIEMSSDMTQASVLPSVLKTDIQNIRSTLDEIDPESFSQVVSGLLKARRIYIIGVRSAAPLAQFLGYYLNFIFPDVHVVTGGVGHVFEELMRIGKEDWLIAISFPRYSTRTVEGARFAQSQGATVVALTDSLLSPLAAESTYSLVARSDMAFFADSLVAPLCVINALIVAIGLHKKDDVSAYLNRLEEIWDATKTYTGKEHA